Proteins encoded in a region of the Ancylomarina subtilis genome:
- a CDS encoding carboxypeptidase-like regulatory domain-containing protein → PLGNFQYVFSTGKSLDSLSIQGHAVDAFTRLPIEKVQIYAYSNHQDSVPLTTIPDYVAQTDTAGHFNLSNLKAGTYKIFALVDGNRDYKYNGPGEIIGFLDTLLTPTAQTFQKMDSITPDSSALRTYTAFSPADVHINLFEEENPLLYLTKYARSRREKLDFEFSFKRTDDLKIDFLDIDDDANSFLIESNKRRDTLSYWIVDSNIYKRDTLTAVLNYLKTDSTNQLVSFSDTVKLNFKAPKKAKQTKKQEKKSKIKKPVYEFKTNIKSSQDLNKDIEFEFNEPLAEFTLDSIKLVKIVDTLEFAVPFDFVKDTALLRTYHMNVKWESETNYRLDIDSTAFKNIFGLESDAFTKKFKTKELEYYGKILLKVDQVHKPLIVQILENNKNETLIQSKKIYSDQTITFDYLEPKIYIIKVIEDWNDNGKWDTGNYKLKLQPETIHYFRKEIKVRSNWDVEENVVLPQAH, encoded by the coding sequence CCTTTAGGTAATTTTCAGTATGTATTTTCTACCGGAAAGAGCCTTGATTCTTTAAGTATACAAGGACATGCCGTAGATGCCTTCACAAGGCTTCCAATTGAGAAGGTCCAGATTTATGCTTATTCAAATCATCAGGATTCAGTTCCTTTAACAACCATTCCTGATTACGTTGCACAAACAGATACGGCTGGACATTTTAATTTAAGTAACCTTAAAGCCGGGACCTATAAAATTTTTGCATTAGTTGATGGTAATCGCGATTACAAATACAATGGGCCAGGCGAAATTATTGGTTTTTTAGATACACTTCTGACTCCGACTGCTCAGACTTTCCAGAAAATGGATAGTATTACGCCCGATTCATCAGCTTTGAGAACCTATACGGCCTTTAGTCCAGCTGACGTTCATATCAACTTATTTGAGGAAGAGAACCCCTTATTATATCTGACCAAGTATGCACGCTCTCGTCGGGAGAAACTAGATTTTGAGTTTTCTTTTAAACGAACTGATGATTTAAAGATTGATTTCTTAGATATAGACGATGATGCCAATAGTTTTCTTATCGAGAGCAATAAAAGACGGGATACTTTATCGTATTGGATTGTTGACTCAAATATTTATAAAAGGGACACATTAACGGCTGTTCTAAACTATTTAAAGACGGATTCTACCAATCAGCTTGTTAGTTTTAGTGATACCGTAAAATTGAATTTTAAAGCTCCTAAAAAGGCGAAACAAACAAAAAAGCAGGAAAAGAAATCTAAAATAAAGAAACCTGTTTATGAATTTAAAACCAATATAAAATCCTCCCAAGATCTGAATAAAGATATTGAGTTTGAATTCAACGAGCCTTTGGCGGAGTTTACTCTTGATAGTATCAAACTTGTCAAGATTGTTGATACTTTAGAGTTTGCTGTTCCTTTTGACTTTGTAAAAGACACTGCTCTGTTAAGGACCTATCATATGAATGTGAAATGGGAATCAGAAACGAATTACCGATTGGATATTGATTCTACAGCTTTTAAAAATATTTTCGGACTTGAAAGTGATGCCTTTACCAAGAAATTTAAGACGAAGGAATTGGAGTATTATGGCAAAATTCTCCTGAAAGTTGATCAGGTTCATAAGCCTTTAATCGTTCAGATTTTAGAGAATAATAAAAATGAAACACTTATACAGAGTAAAAAGATTTATTCTGATCAGACCATCACTTTTGATTATCTTGAACCTAAAATCTATATTATCAAGGTGATTGAAGATTGGAATGATAATGGAAAATGGGATACGGGCAATTATAAGCTAAAATTACAGCCGGAAACCATTCATTATTTCCGTAAGGAGATTAAGGTGCGTTCCAATTGGGATGTAGAAGAAAATGTTGTTTTACCTCAAGCTCATTAA
- a CDS encoding MTH1187 family thiamine-binding protein has product MSALLEFAIFPTDKGDSVSQYVSQVIEMIRESGVDYQLTAMGTLIETDTLPEALNIVNQAYAILEPHSDRVYSTMTVDIQKNKHNRLKSKVTAIENKIGKVNL; this is encoded by the coding sequence ATGTCAGCTCTTTTAGAATTTGCAATTTTCCCAACAGATAAGGGAGATAGTGTCAGCCAATATGTGAGTCAGGTGATTGAAATGATCCGCGAATCGGGGGTCGATTATCAATTAACAGCAATGGGGACTCTTATTGAAACGGATACTCTACCGGAAGCATTGAATATCGTGAATCAGGCTTATGCGATTCTTGAGCCACACTCCGATCGTGTTTATTCAACGATGACTGTAGATATTCAAAAAAATAAGCATAATCGATTAAAATCGAAAGTAACGGCTATTGAAAATAAAATTGGTAAGGTTAATCTTTAA
- a CDS encoding DUF3108 domain-containing protein produces the protein MKYTLFFFLLIISFTQLKSQEQAGIENFAFQSGEKLTYRGYYNWGFIWVAAGEVKLEVKDEAYSNKPAYKIEAEGKTLKAFDWFFKLRDTLSCYVDSTNLKPFYFDRKTHEGDYIARHQYWFDYDKDQVYSRIRKRQKPVKNDTIENKNISSDIVSVAYFTRNLDFTKYKKKEKIPLRMLIDNEIHNLYIRYKGIEKVKLKNGEVYECLKFSPMLVKGNLFKGGEDMTIWVSNDRNRVPIMVEAKVLIGSVKGLLDSYEGLRSTRESLFKKKSGRLEIE, from the coding sequence TTGAAATATACGCTTTTCTTTTTCTTACTCATTATCTCTTTTACTCAGCTGAAATCTCAGGAACAAGCCGGGATAGAGAACTTTGCTTTTCAGTCAGGTGAGAAATTGACATATCGGGGCTATTACAATTGGGGTTTTATTTGGGTAGCTGCCGGCGAAGTTAAGCTCGAAGTGAAAGATGAAGCTTATTCTAACAAACCCGCTTATAAAATTGAGGCGGAAGGTAAAACCTTGAAGGCATTTGATTGGTTTTTCAAGCTGCGCGATACCCTTTCATGTTACGTAGATTCAACCAATTTAAAACCCTTTTATTTTGATAGAAAAACCCATGAAGGGGATTATATTGCCAGACACCAATATTGGTTTGATTACGATAAGGATCAGGTTTATTCCAGAATTAGAAAAAGACAAAAGCCAGTCAAGAATGATACCATAGAGAATAAAAATATCAGTTCGGATATTGTATCGGTTGCCTATTTCACTCGAAATTTAGATTTTACGAAGTATAAAAAGAAAGAGAAGATACCACTTCGAATGTTAATTGATAATGAGATTCATAATTTGTATATCAGATACAAGGGGATAGAAAAAGTCAAACTAAAAAATGGTGAGGTTTACGAATGCCTCAAGTTCTCACCTATGCTTGTAAAGGGTAACCTTTTTAAAGGAGGAGAAGATATGACCATATGGGTGAGTAATGACAGAAATAGAGTTCCCATTATGGTTGAAGCCAAAGTTCTGATCGGAAGTGTAAAAGGCCTTCTGGATTCTTATGAAGGCCTTAGATCAACGCGAGAGTCTTTGTTTAAGAAGAAATCAGGAAGGCTTGAAATTGAATAA
- a CDS encoding glutaminyl-peptide cyclotransferase: MKIQSHIILLFVALLSSCNGTPKNVSKTEKETEVKTIEFIHSLKLKQPQRGKVFTKADTIEISIKKRKNSKAIDSVQLIVDGKTSQTLYAKPWSFSHIANEKKMGKHNFQIMAYHKDGKIGNISSYFNIKSNKVPRELTYKVVNTFPHDKKSYTQGLFYHEGYLYEGTGQYGESSLRKIDVEKGESLFDRKLERNYFGEGITYYKGKIIQLTWQSKKAFVIDAEDFSQKDFFRPPTTNGQGWGITTIDDKLVISDGSNKLTFVDPNNYGKIGEIEVYDEKGEITNLNELEYIGDKIYANVWLTDRIVVITPSTGQVECNLNLAKILTPAERRKLTEGDDVLNGIAYDSINNRLFVTGKRWPKLFEIKID; this comes from the coding sequence ATGAAAATTCAATCTCATATCATCCTTTTATTTGTAGCGCTTCTAAGTTCATGCAATGGTACGCCTAAAAATGTTTCAAAAACAGAAAAAGAAACTGAAGTAAAAACCATTGAATTTATTCACAGTTTAAAATTGAAACAGCCACAAAGAGGAAAGGTTTTTACCAAAGCTGATACGATTGAAATTTCAATCAAAAAAAGAAAGAATTCAAAAGCCATCGATTCTGTACAACTCATAGTTGATGGTAAGACAAGTCAAACTCTTTATGCGAAGCCCTGGAGTTTTTCTCATATTGCTAACGAAAAAAAGATGGGCAAGCATAACTTCCAAATTATGGCTTATCACAAAGATGGAAAAATTGGCAACATCTCATCCTACTTCAATATTAAATCAAATAAAGTTCCCCGAGAGTTGACTTACAAAGTCGTAAACACATTCCCTCATGATAAGAAATCCTATACTCAGGGCTTGTTTTATCACGAAGGCTATTTATACGAAGGCACAGGCCAATATGGCGAATCAAGTCTTCGCAAAATTGATGTCGAAAAAGGAGAAAGTCTGTTTGATAGAAAACTGGAGCGAAATTATTTTGGAGAAGGAATTACCTACTACAAGGGAAAGATTATTCAACTAACCTGGCAATCGAAAAAAGCCTTTGTGATAGATGCGGAAGATTTTTCGCAAAAAGATTTCTTCAGACCTCCTACAACAAATGGCCAGGGCTGGGGTATCACAACTATTGATGACAAACTTGTTATTTCTGATGGAAGTAATAAACTAACCTTCGTCGATCCAAACAATTATGGAAAAATAGGTGAGATTGAAGTTTATGATGAAAAAGGTGAGATAACAAATCTAAATGAACTTGAATACATCGGTGATAAAATCTACGCTAATGTTTGGTTGACCGATCGTATTGTTGTAATCACCCCATCTACTGGACAGGTTGAGTGTAATTTAAACTTAGCTAAAATTCTGACACCTGCCGAAAGAAGAAAATTGACTGAAGGCGATGACGTTCTTAATGGTATCGCTTATGATTCTATTAATAATCGTCTTTTTGTAACAGGGAAACGCTGGCCAAAGCTATTCGAAATAAAGATTGATTAA
- the cysS gene encoding cysteine--tRNA ligase — MENNLHIYNTLSRKKELFTPINPGHVGLYVCGPTVYGDAHLGHSRPAITFDILFRFLKHSGYKVRYVRNITDVGHLVNDADEGEDKIAQKARLEELEPMEVVQYFTDRYHKNMDDLNVLKPSIEPRASGHIIEQMEVIDRLFENGFAYESNGSVYFDVESYSKKHDYGKLSGRKIEDLISNTRELEGQSEKKNSFDFALWKKANPEHIMRWPSKWSDGFPGWHLECSAMSQKYLGAEFDIHGGGLDLQFPHHECEIAQSTGAHGHEAVRYWMHNNMITINGQKMGKSLGNFITLDQLFSGDNDVLEQAYSPMTIRFFILQAHYRSPLDFSNDALKAAEKGFNRLMSAVATLDKIKAGSESTVNVEELKTKCYAALNDDLNTPILIAHLFDGVKMINSLAAGKENIQAEQLESLKKLYHDLVYDVLGLKDENEAEGGTNEILDKLISLLLTTRNEAKQNKDWATADKIRDELASYGIAIKDTKDGSEWEIIK, encoded by the coding sequence ATGGAAAATAATTTGCACATTTACAATACACTCAGCCGAAAGAAAGAGCTGTTTACACCTATTAACCCCGGACATGTTGGCTTATATGTTTGTGGTCCTACTGTATATGGTGATGCTCATTTGGGGCACTCTCGTCCGGCAATTACTTTCGATATATTATTCCGCTTTTTAAAGCATTCCGGCTACAAAGTGCGTTACGTTCGTAACATTACCGATGTAGGACACCTTGTAAACGATGCTGACGAAGGGGAGGATAAAATTGCTCAAAAAGCGCGTTTGGAAGAATTGGAGCCTATGGAAGTGGTTCAGTATTTCACTGATCGCTACCATAAAAACATGGATGACCTGAACGTACTTAAGCCAAGTATCGAACCTCGTGCTTCAGGGCATATTATCGAGCAAATGGAGGTTATCGATAGATTATTTGAAAATGGTTTTGCCTACGAAAGCAACGGTTCAGTTTATTTCGATGTAGAATCGTACAGTAAAAAGCACGACTACGGTAAACTTTCTGGTAGAAAAATTGAAGACCTTATCTCAAATACTCGTGAGCTAGAAGGACAGAGCGAAAAGAAAAATAGCTTTGATTTTGCTCTTTGGAAGAAGGCAAATCCTGAGCATATCATGCGTTGGCCATCAAAATGGAGCGATGGATTCCCTGGATGGCACCTTGAGTGTTCGGCAATGAGTCAAAAATATTTAGGTGCCGAATTTGATATTCATGGCGGTGGACTTGATCTACAGTTCCCTCACCACGAATGTGAGATTGCACAATCAACCGGAGCACATGGTCACGAAGCTGTTCGTTATTGGATGCACAACAACATGATTACCATTAATGGACAGAAAATGGGAAAATCATTGGGTAACTTTATTACGCTCGATCAACTTTTTTCAGGAGATAATGACGTTTTGGAACAAGCTTACAGTCCGATGACAATTCGTTTTTTCATTTTGCAGGCACACTATCGTAGTCCTCTTGATTTTTCGAATGACGCTCTTAAAGCTGCCGAAAAAGGCTTCAACAGATTAATGTCTGCTGTTGCTACACTTGATAAAATTAAAGCCGGATCAGAATCAACAGTTAATGTTGAAGAGTTGAAAACGAAATGTTATGCGGCTTTAAACGACGATTTGAATACACCTATTCTTATCGCCCACCTTTTCGATGGCGTGAAAATGATCAATTCATTGGCAGCCGGAAAAGAAAATATTCAAGCGGAACAATTGGAGTCTCTTAAGAAACTGTATCACGATCTAGTTTACGACGTATTGGGACTGAAAGATGAAAACGAAGCTGAAGGGGGAACGAATGAAATTCTTGACAAGCTTATTTCTTTATTACTAACAACCCGAAACGAAGCGAAACAAAACAAAGATTGGGCAACTGCTGACAAAATTCGTGACGAATTAGCCAGCTATGGTATAGCCATAAAAGATACAAAAGATGGTTCCGAATGGGAAATCATTAAATAG